From Natrinema amylolyticum, the proteins below share one genomic window:
- the fdhF gene encoding formate dehydrogenase subunit alpha: MSSDQQDPVKTICPYCGVGCGITVQPGEEPGDVRFMPWGDAPVNEGRICIKGGAATEVVDHEDRLTDPLIKEDGEFREASWEEAYDYIVGELERIRDEYGPDAMGFFGSSKVMNEENYLLQKLARRYGTNNVDNCTRMCHASTVWALRTSLGAGAMTNSMRDLREEADVFWIQGANPGEQHPIANSQYFRQAVLEGATVIQVDPHANKTTRSFQIDDTDRHQHLQLNPGTDIPLLNIVLKTILENHEENPDEGWIDEEFIEERTEGFDHLKETLEDFDKEAAAEECGVPLEEIELAAEKYAMANNAAIFTGMGMSQHACGVDNVQNEINLALITGNLGRPGTGVNPLRGQNNVQGTCDVGAMPNVLPGYQLVDDDEARESVEEVWGFEIPDEPGLTNVEISYEAGDSIKGLYIMGENPVMSEPDANAVAERLADLEFTVVQDIFPTETAEYADVILPATTWAERGGTVTNTDRRVQRMRGVEKVHENTKHDREILSEIGTRLFGPGGFDFEDPEEIFEELRQVCPSYHGMTYDLLGEEGLHWPCYEPGDEGDPFLYEHEFDTESGLGQIEGVAHQPPAETPDDEYPLILTTARLEEHYNTGTMSTRSPTLNKQTPENFVDVHPADAERYGIEDGEYVRLRSRRGEITLEAHVTEDTKEGVVWTTPHFAAASANKLTNHVLDERSKIPEYKAAAAEIDVDIESLGETADPAAGDD; this comes from the coding sequence ATGTCCAGCGATCAACAAGATCCAGTCAAGACGATCTGTCCGTACTGTGGCGTCGGGTGTGGAATCACGGTGCAACCGGGCGAGGAGCCCGGCGACGTCCGGTTCATGCCCTGGGGCGATGCGCCGGTCAACGAGGGACGCATCTGCATCAAAGGCGGGGCCGCGACGGAAGTGGTCGATCACGAGGACCGACTCACGGATCCCCTGATCAAAGAAGACGGGGAATTCCGCGAGGCATCCTGGGAAGAGGCCTACGACTACATCGTCGGCGAACTCGAGCGGATTCGCGACGAGTACGGTCCGGACGCGATGGGCTTTTTCGGCTCCTCGAAGGTGATGAACGAGGAAAACTACCTCCTCCAGAAGCTGGCTCGGCGCTACGGCACCAACAACGTCGACAACTGCACGCGGATGTGTCACGCCTCGACAGTCTGGGCGCTGCGGACGAGTCTCGGCGCGGGGGCGATGACCAACAGCATGCGAGACCTCCGCGAGGAGGCCGACGTGTTCTGGATTCAGGGGGCGAATCCGGGCGAGCAACATCCCATCGCGAACAGTCAGTACTTCCGGCAGGCCGTCCTCGAGGGTGCGACCGTCATCCAAGTCGACCCGCACGCGAACAAGACGACGCGGTCGTTCCAGATCGACGATACCGATCGTCATCAGCACCTGCAGTTGAATCCGGGAACCGATATTCCGCTCCTCAATATCGTCCTCAAGACGATCCTCGAGAACCACGAGGAAAACCCCGACGAGGGCTGGATCGACGAAGAGTTCATCGAGGAGCGCACGGAGGGGTTCGACCACCTGAAGGAGACGCTCGAGGACTTCGATAAAGAAGCGGCCGCCGAGGAGTGTGGCGTCCCGCTCGAGGAGATCGAACTGGCGGCGGAGAAGTACGCGATGGCGAACAACGCGGCCATCTTCACCGGGATGGGGATGAGCCAGCACGCCTGCGGCGTCGACAACGTACAAAACGAGATCAACCTGGCGCTGATCACGGGCAACCTCGGGCGACCCGGGACGGGCGTCAACCCGCTTCGCGGGCAGAACAACGTCCAGGGGACCTGCGACGTCGGTGCGATGCCGAACGTCCTGCCAGGCTACCAGCTCGTCGATGACGACGAGGCCCGCGAGTCGGTCGAAGAGGTCTGGGGCTTCGAAATCCCGGACGAACCCGGACTCACGAACGTCGAGATCTCCTACGAGGCCGGCGACTCGATCAAGGGACTCTACATCATGGGCGAGAACCCGGTGATGAGCGAACCCGACGCCAACGCCGTCGCCGAACGGCTCGCGGACCTCGAGTTCACGGTCGTGCAAGATATCTTCCCGACGGAGACGGCGGAGTACGCCGACGTCATTCTGCCGGCGACGACCTGGGCCGAGCGCGGCGGCACCGTCACCAACACCGATCGACGCGTCCAGCGGATGCGCGGCGTGGAGAAAGTCCACGAAAACACCAAACACGACCGGGAGATACTGAGCGAGATCGGAACGCGTCTGTTTGGCCCCGGTGGTTTCGACTTCGAGGACCCCGAGGAGATCTTCGAAGAGCTCCGGCAGGTCTGTCCGAGCTACCACGGAATGACCTACGACCTGCTCGGTGAGGAAGGACTCCACTGGCCCTGCTACGAACCCGGCGACGAGGGCGACCCGTTCCTCTACGAGCACGAGTTCGACACCGAGAGCGGCCTCGGCCAGATCGAGGGCGTCGCCCACCAGCCGCCGGCCGAGACGCCCGACGACGAGTACCCGCTGATCCTCACGACCGCGCGGCTCGAGGAACACTACAACACCGGGACGATGAGCACGCGATCGCCGACGCTCAACAAGCAGACGCCGGAGAACTTCGTCGACGTCCACCCCGCCGACGCCGAGCGCTACGGCATCGAGGACGGCGAGTACGTCCGGCTCCGCTCGCGGCGCGGGGAGATCACGCTCGAGGCCCACGTGACCGAGGACACCAAGGAGGGCGTCGTCTGGACGACGCCGCACTTCGCGGCCGCCTCGGCGAACAAGCTCACGAATCACGTCCTCGACGAGCGGTCGAAGATCCCCGAGTACAAGGCCGCCGCCGCGGAGATCGACGTCGATATCGAATCCCTCGGCGAGACCGCCGATCCGGCGGCCGGCGACGACTGA
- a CDS encoding DUF2249 domain-containing protein: protein MESTIDVSDESPTERRDRVFDRLDDAAPGDTVVVTADETVEPALCQYRIARGATLEWVTERSGPETREVRVTKREAPSDAAVPEFDVRELPPQRRHAVLTETFESLDPGEGFVLVNDHDPKPLYHELRSVHGDVVGWEYERRDSGAWRVEIRKTGESDDDSDSDVAATFDVREIPKEDRHPTIHHRYGNLEAGQSMAVVAPHEPKPLQREFQQRYGDTFEWTVEERAAGRCRVRITKEPASTDATDETAAELDVTTELDVRDRPPAERHERIFESYAALEPGEGFVLVNDHDPKPLYHQFEAEAGPEFRWEYRLKEPGEFRVLIGKTDAGDGPEATATATTSDATANDGPQAPF from the coding sequence ATGGAGTCTACTATCGACGTCTCCGACGAGTCCCCGACGGAGCGACGAGACCGCGTCTTCGACCGCCTCGACGACGCCGCTCCCGGCGACACGGTCGTCGTCACCGCCGACGAGACCGTCGAGCCCGCCCTCTGCCAGTACCGCATCGCGCGGGGGGCGACGCTCGAGTGGGTCACCGAGCGGTCGGGGCCCGAGACGCGGGAGGTGCGCGTGACGAAACGCGAGGCACCGTCGGACGCGGCCGTTCCGGAGTTCGACGTCCGGGAACTGCCGCCCCAACGCCGCCACGCTGTCCTCACCGAGACGTTCGAGTCGCTCGATCCGGGCGAAGGGTTCGTGTTGGTCAACGACCACGATCCGAAGCCGCTGTACCACGAACTGCGGTCGGTCCACGGCGACGTCGTCGGTTGGGAGTACGAGCGTCGCGACTCAGGAGCGTGGCGCGTCGAAATTCGGAAGACGGGCGAGAGCGACGACGACTCGGACAGCGACGTCGCGGCGACGTTCGACGTGCGCGAGATTCCGAAGGAAGACCGTCATCCGACGATCCACCACCGGTACGGAAACCTCGAGGCGGGCCAGTCGATGGCAGTCGTCGCACCCCACGAACCGAAACCGCTGCAGCGGGAGTTCCAACAGCGGTACGGCGACACGTTCGAGTGGACGGTCGAGGAGCGAGCGGCCGGCCGATGCCGGGTCCGCATCACTAAGGAGCCGGCGTCGACGGACGCGACCGACGAGACGGCGGCCGAACTGGACGTGACGACCGAGCTGGACGTCCGCGATCGGCCGCCCGCCGAGCGCCACGAGCGTATCTTCGAGTCGTACGCGGCTCTCGAGCCCGGCGAGGGGTTCGTGCTGGTCAACGATCACGATCCGAAGCCGCTCTATCATCAGTTCGAGGCCGAGGCTGGCCCCGAGTTCCGGTGGGAATACCGGCTGAAAGAGCCCGGCGAGTTCCGCGTCCTGATCGGGAAGACCGACGCCGGCGATGGACCCGAAGCGACGGCGACGGCCACCACCTCTGACGCCACGGCGAACGATGGCCCGCAGGCCCCCTTCTGA
- a CDS encoding molybdenum cofactor guanylyltransferase produces MNRENGRDGRTGVVLAGGHSTRFGDDDKAVADLAGTPMIRRVADRIEPVVDDLVVNCREAQVPTIREALEGGSDASFAVDPIPDRGPMAGIMTGLRAAAGEYALVVACDMPFVDPDLVDHLFDRASGHEAAVPRLDDQWFQTTQAVYRAAPMIDACERALERDERRIVEPLLDLDYVVLDEDEIREYAALETFENVNTREEFEAAVERLE; encoded by the coding sequence ATGAACCGCGAAAACGGCCGAGACGGGCGCACGGGCGTCGTCCTCGCAGGCGGTCACTCGACCCGCTTCGGCGATGACGACAAGGCCGTCGCCGACCTCGCCGGGACACCGATGATCCGCCGCGTCGCCGACCGGATCGAGCCCGTCGTCGACGACCTGGTCGTCAACTGCCGCGAAGCGCAGGTCCCGACGATCCGCGAGGCACTCGAGGGCGGATCCGACGCCTCGTTCGCGGTCGATCCGATCCCCGACCGCGGGCCGATGGCGGGGATCATGACCGGGCTTCGAGCGGCCGCGGGCGAGTACGCCCTCGTCGTCGCCTGCGACATGCCCTTCGTCGACCCCGACCTCGTCGATCACCTCTTCGACCGAGCATCGGGCCACGAGGCCGCGGTCCCGCGGCTCGACGACCAGTGGTTCCAGACCACCCAGGCCGTCTACCGGGCTGCGCCGATGATCGACGCCTGTGAGCGCGCTCTCGAGCGCGACGAGAGGCGGATCGTCGAGCCCCTGCTGGACCTCGACTACGTCGTCCTCGACGAGGACGAAATTCGCGAGTACGCGGCCCTCGAGACCTTCGAGAACGTCAATACCCGCGAGGAATTCGAGGCGGCAGTCGAGCGACTCGAGTAA
- a CDS encoding ring-cleaving dioxygenase, with amino-acid sequence MSPNTPGLHHVTAIAGDPQENADFYVGTLGLRFVKRTVNHDDTGTYHFYFGDGEGSPGTNITFFPWTEQGRQGRFGAGQTQTTAYGIPADSVDYWRDRLESKGVEFEAEERFDETVLRFADPDGIELELVTAPDAEFDATPWEDGPVPTDHQLRGFYGVTLAVDDYGPTEAILTDVLGYELEAEADGRRRYRSATGGPGSLLDLVETDAGRGQMGVGTVHHVAFEAESVEEQERWREAFADAGLAPSEVIDRTYFQSIYTREPGGVLFEMATTGPGFTADEDLAELGSRLTLPERLEDEREEIEAQLPEFDGPNVDSAGD; translated from the coding sequence ATGTCACCGAACACGCCCGGACTCCACCACGTCACGGCCATCGCCGGCGACCCGCAGGAAAACGCCGACTTCTACGTCGGTACGCTCGGACTGCGGTTCGTCAAGCGGACCGTCAACCACGACGATACGGGCACCTATCACTTCTACTTCGGCGACGGCGAGGGCTCGCCCGGCACGAACATCACCTTCTTCCCGTGGACCGAGCAGGGTCGTCAGGGCCGGTTCGGTGCCGGCCAGACGCAGACGACCGCCTACGGGATTCCGGCGGACTCGGTCGACTACTGGCGCGACCGCCTCGAGTCGAAGGGCGTCGAATTCGAGGCGGAGGAACGGTTCGACGAGACCGTCCTCCGGTTCGCGGATCCTGACGGGATCGAACTCGAACTGGTCACGGCCCCAGACGCCGAGTTCGACGCGACGCCGTGGGAGGACGGCCCGGTTCCGACCGACCACCAACTGCGAGGCTTCTACGGCGTCACGCTGGCCGTCGACGACTACGGCCCCACCGAGGCGATTCTGACCGACGTGCTCGGCTACGAACTCGAGGCAGAAGCCGACGGCCGTCGCCGCTACCGGAGCGCGACCGGCGGCCCCGGTTCGCTCCTCGACCTCGTCGAGACCGACGCCGGCCGCGGGCAGATGGGCGTCGGAACCGTCCACCACGTCGCGTTCGAAGCCGAGAGCGTCGAAGAACAGGAGCGCTGGCGCGAGGCCTTCGCCGACGCGGGACTCGCCCCCTCGGAGGTCATCGACCGGACGTACTTCCAGTCGATCTACACCCGCGAACCCGGCGGCGTGCTCTTCGAGATGGCGACGACGGGCCCCGGCTTCACTGCGGACGAGGACCTCGCGGAACTCGGCTCGCGGCTCACGCTCCCGGAGCGGCTCGAGGACGAGCGCGAGGAGATCGAGGCGCAGTTGCCCGAATTCGACGGCCCGAACGTCGACTCGGCCGGGGACTGA
- a CDS encoding aldehyde ferredoxin oxidoreductase family protein: MTELGGFQDRVARIDLSDGEVAYESIDDEDAKKYIGARGLGVKYVFDQGPDVDPLGPDNLLAFMNGPLSGTQVTMSGRIAICTKSPLTGTVTDSHHGGWSGARLKWAGFDGLLFEGQADEPVYAYVEDGEVELRDASHLWGMGFHETRDTIEEEVEGSYGKNLSIMGIGTAGENLVRYGNIMNEDDRASGRGGTGCVAGSKKLKAVVVKSGTRMPKPADSETFKEGHQQAMQAIQESEVTAPNEGGLSMYGTNVLMNITEEMDGHPTKNGVYTSGDSYNEGEADRPHDLDAERISGENVRENILVDEPTCHSCPVACKKEVEVDVMHKGEEMNVRMESYEYESAWALGTNSANDDRDKIAVMIDRCNDFGMDTIDTGNILAMAMEMSEKGYIDEDIDWGDPDQMIDMIERIAHREDDLAHTLGEGAERIGEAFDAHDSRLDVKGETIAAYDPRCMKGMGIGYATSNRGACHLRGYTPAAEILGIPEKVDPYEWEGKGELTAQFQDLHAISDSFDICKFNAFAEGIEEYVAQYNGMTGRDVTEDELLEAGERVYNLERYYNNLNGFDGSDDSLPERFLEDGIRGQGASEGEYCELEEMKEEYYDYRGWVDGVVPDEKLDELGIEVGPGTGVSSEGGVAASGDD, encoded by the coding sequence ATGACTGAACTCGGCGGTTTCCAGGACCGCGTCGCACGAATCGATCTCAGCGATGGGGAGGTCGCGTACGAGTCGATCGACGACGAAGACGCGAAGAAATATATCGGCGCGCGGGGACTCGGGGTGAAGTACGTCTTCGATCAGGGGCCTGACGTCGATCCGCTCGGACCCGACAACCTGCTCGCCTTCATGAACGGCCCGCTGTCGGGAACGCAGGTGACGATGAGCGGCCGAATCGCGATCTGCACCAAGTCGCCGCTGACCGGGACCGTCACCGACAGCCACCACGGCGGCTGGTCCGGTGCCCGGCTCAAGTGGGCCGGCTTCGACGGGCTGCTGTTCGAGGGGCAGGCCGACGAACCGGTCTACGCCTACGTCGAGGACGGGGAGGTCGAACTCCGGGACGCCTCCCACCTCTGGGGCATGGGCTTCCACGAGACGCGAGACACCATCGAAGAGGAGGTCGAGGGCTCCTACGGCAAGAACCTCAGCATCATGGGAATCGGGACGGCGGGCGAGAACCTCGTCCGATACGGCAACATCATGAACGAAGACGACCGCGCCTCCGGGCGCGGCGGCACGGGCTGTGTCGCCGGGTCGAAGAAGCTCAAGGCGGTCGTCGTCAAATCGGGAACGAGGATGCCGAAGCCGGCCGATTCGGAGACCTTCAAGGAGGGCCACCAGCAGGCGATGCAGGCCATCCAGGAGTCGGAAGTCACCGCGCCCAACGAGGGCGGTCTCTCGATGTACGGGACGAACGTCCTCATGAACATCACCGAGGAGATGGACGGTCACCCGACGAAAAACGGCGTCTATACCTCGGGGGACTCGTACAACGAGGGCGAAGCGGACCGACCGCACGACCTCGACGCCGAGCGCATCAGCGGCGAGAACGTCCGCGAGAACATCCTCGTCGACGAACCGACCTGTCACTCCTGTCCGGTCGCCTGCAAGAAGGAGGTCGAGGTCGACGTGATGCACAAAGGCGAGGAGATGAACGTCCGGATGGAGTCCTACGAGTACGAGTCCGCCTGGGCGCTCGGCACCAACTCGGCCAACGACGATCGCGACAAGATCGCGGTCATGATCGATCGGTGTAACGACTTCGGCATGGACACCATCGATACGGGTAATATCCTCGCGATGGCCATGGAGATGAGCGAGAAGGGGTACATCGACGAAGACATCGACTGGGGCGACCCCGACCAAATGATCGACATGATCGAGCGGATCGCCCACCGCGAGGACGATCTCGCCCACACGCTGGGCGAGGGCGCGGAACGGATCGGCGAAGCGTTCGACGCGCACGACTCCCGACTGGACGTGAAAGGCGAGACCATCGCCGCCTACGATCCCCGTTGCATGAAGGGGATGGGCATCGGTTACGCCACCTCGAACCGCGGGGCCTGCCACCTTCGTGGCTACACCCCTGCCGCGGAGATCCTCGGCATCCCGGAGAAGGTCGATCCCTACGAGTGGGAAGGAAAAGGCGAACTCACCGCCCAGTTCCAGGATCTCCACGCGATCTCGGACTCGTTCGATATCTGCAAGTTCAACGCATTCGCCGAAGGCATCGAGGAATACGTCGCCCAGTACAACGGCATGACCGGCCGCGACGTCACCGAGGACGAACTCCTCGAGGCCGGCGAGCGGGTCTACAACCTCGAGCGCTACTACAACAACCTCAACGGCTTCGACGGCAGCGACGACTCGCTGCCAGAGCGCTTCCTCGAGGACGGCATCCGCGGCCAGGGTGCCAGCGAGGGCGAGTACTGCGAACTCGAGGAGATGAAAGAAGAGTACTACGACTACCGCGGCTGGGTCGACGGCGTCGTCCCCGACGAGAAACTCGACGAACTCGGGATCGAGGTCGGCCCCGGCACCGGCGTCAGCAGCGAGGGCGGCGTGGCCGCGTCGGGCGACGACTGA
- a CDS encoding iron-containing alcohol dehydrogenase family protein: MTSADSSDRDPSFRFEYDPATIRFGAGCTDDLATELEARGLERALVVCGSTVGSTPEVIDPVRTGLGDRLAGVFDETTPKKRLATAVDGLERLRIEDADVLVSLGGGSSLDVAKVISVLAASDRPATDAAAEFAEMGTITVPEDGLVPIVAVPTTLAGADLSMVAGVTAAPESGLVDEEIGGGISDLGLMPAAAFYDPELVATTPDSILAGSAMNGFDKGIETLYASNATPVTDATARHGLEKLEDGLGAFGDGDRDIETFETILEGIVLVQYGISRPGETTASIIHAFGHGLTRTYDVQQGAAHGVVIPHVLEYCFGQEGVDARSGMLANALGVDEAVDHEAAVIEAVTEIRDGLGLPSRLRDVDGPEPEEFTAVAEAILEDPFMANAPPGLDPSVDEIEGVLEAAW; encoded by the coding sequence ATGACGAGCGCCGACTCGAGCGACCGCGACCCGTCGTTCCGATTCGAGTACGACCCCGCGACGATCAGGTTCGGTGCCGGCTGCACTGACGACCTCGCGACCGAACTCGAGGCGCGGGGCCTCGAGCGCGCCCTGGTCGTCTGCGGCTCGACCGTCGGGAGCACGCCCGAAGTCATCGACCCGGTCAGGACCGGTCTCGGCGATCGGCTGGCCGGCGTCTTCGACGAGACGACGCCGAAGAAACGACTCGCGACGGCCGTCGACGGACTCGAGCGACTGCGGATCGAGGACGCCGACGTTCTCGTCAGCCTCGGCGGCGGCAGCAGCCTCGACGTCGCGAAAGTGATCAGCGTTCTCGCGGCGAGCGACCGACCGGCGACGGACGCGGCCGCGGAGTTCGCCGAGATGGGGACGATTACCGTCCCCGAAGACGGACTGGTCCCGATCGTCGCGGTCCCCACCACGCTGGCCGGTGCCGACCTCTCGATGGTCGCCGGCGTCACCGCCGCGCCCGAGTCGGGGCTGGTCGATGAGGAGATCGGTGGCGGCATCTCGGATCTGGGACTGATGCCCGCGGCCGCGTTCTACGATCCGGAACTGGTCGCGACCACGCCCGACTCGATACTGGCGGGCTCGGCGATGAACGGCTTCGACAAGGGAATCGAGACGCTCTACGCGAGCAACGCGACGCCGGTGACCGACGCGACGGCGAGACACGGCCTCGAGAAGCTCGAGGACGGGCTCGGCGCGTTCGGCGACGGCGACCGCGATATCGAGACCTTCGAGACGATACTCGAGGGGATCGTGCTCGTCCAGTACGGTATCTCGCGGCCCGGCGAGACGACGGCGTCGATCATCCACGCCTTCGGGCACGGACTCACGCGCACCTACGACGTCCAGCAGGGGGCCGCACACGGCGTCGTCATCCCCCACGTCCTCGAGTACTGCTTCGGACAGGAGGGCGTGGACGCCCGCTCGGGGATGCTCGCGAACGCGCTCGGCGTCGACGAGGCCGTCGATCACGAGGCCGCAGTCATCGAGGCGGTCACCGAAATCCGCGACGGGCTCGGACTCCCGTCGCGCCTGCGAGACGTCGACGGCCCGGAACCCGAGGAGTTCACCGCGGTCGCCGAGGCGATTCTCGAGGACCCGTTCATGGCCAACGCGCCGCCGGGGCTCGATCCCTCCGTCGACGAGATCGAGGGCGTGCTCGAGGCGGCGTGGTAG
- a CDS encoding 3-keto-5-aminohexanoate cleavage protein, giving the protein MTYREFLDGEPVVVTAALTGGVHGKETTPHLPETPEEIGKAAAEAEAAGASVVHVHARRPNGERTFATERFQEIDDAIRRYADDVIIQHSTGGTGAPDEDRHLPLRTDPAPEMASLDMGPLNRYEHLTSENTRGLVDSLHEEMVERGIKPELEVFNNGHINEVHGLLERRDLAEPVYATLIFGPGTLTPPRPRNFLNAIDNLPEGALFNTLGFGRHQLPFATMGLLFGGHVRVGLEDNVYYRRGEIAESNAQLVERVVRTAEELGREVATPSQARDVLEL; this is encoded by the coding sequence GTGACCTACCGGGAGTTCCTCGACGGCGAGCCGGTCGTCGTCACGGCGGCGCTGACCGGCGGCGTCCACGGCAAGGAGACGACCCCCCATCTCCCCGAGACGCCGGAGGAAATCGGAAAGGCGGCGGCCGAGGCGGAGGCCGCCGGGGCGTCCGTCGTCCACGTCCACGCGCGCCGGCCGAACGGTGAACGGACGTTCGCAACCGAGCGGTTTCAGGAGATCGACGACGCCATCCGCCGGTACGCGGACGACGTGATCATCCAGCACTCCACCGGCGGAACGGGTGCGCCGGACGAGGACCGGCATCTGCCGCTGCGAACCGATCCCGCCCCGGAGATGGCCTCGCTCGATATGGGCCCGCTGAACCGCTACGAGCACCTCACGAGCGAGAACACCCGCGGGCTGGTCGACTCCCTCCACGAGGAGATGGTCGAACGAGGGATCAAGCCCGAACTCGAGGTGTTCAACAACGGCCACATCAACGAGGTTCACGGACTGCTCGAGCGCCGCGACCTCGCCGAGCCGGTCTACGCGACGCTGATCTTCGGGCCCGGCACGCTGACCCCGCCGCGGCCGCGGAACTTCCTGAACGCGATCGACAACCTCCCCGAGGGAGCGCTGTTCAATACGCTCGGCTTTGGCCGTCATCAGTTGCCGTTCGCGACGATGGGACTGCTCTTCGGCGGTCACGTCCGCGTGGGGCTCGAGGACAACGTCTACTATCGGCGGGGGGAAATCGCCGAGAGCAACGCGCAACTGGTCGAACGAGTCGTCCGCACGGCCGAAGAACTGGGCCGCGAAGTCGCGACGCCGTCGCAAGCGCGAGACGTTCTCGAGCTCTGA
- a CDS encoding 2-dehydropantoate 2-reductase, with the protein MKFAVFGAGGIGGYLGARLADAGHEVHLVARGDHLAALRGDGLRVESIRGDTSVELPATDDPADIGPCDAVLFCVKAHDTRDAATDLEPLLGDDTAVVSFQNGVDNERWLAEAIGEDHVVGGVAYIFSTIGAPGVVEHTGGPARFLYGELDGERTARIERLDDALSESEGVDAVLAEDVTIELWRKFAFICAQAGMTATTRLPVGELRETDASWEMYRRIIEEVCAVGSAEGVALPDDTVDEWLEFARELDPDMYSSLHYDLTHDKRLELEALHGSVVRHADEVGVETPMNEAVHAILRPWAERNER; encoded by the coding sequence ATGAAATTCGCTGTCTTCGGAGCCGGCGGCATCGGTGGCTACCTCGGAGCGCGGCTGGCGGACGCGGGCCACGAGGTCCATCTCGTCGCAAGGGGCGACCACCTCGCTGCGCTCCGTGGCGACGGCCTGCGCGTCGAGAGCATCCGCGGCGATACGTCGGTCGAGCTCCCGGCGACCGACGACCCGGCCGACATCGGGCCCTGTGACGCCGTCCTGTTCTGCGTGAAGGCCCACGACACGCGAGACGCAGCGACCGATCTCGAGCCGCTGCTCGGCGACGACACGGCCGTGGTCTCCTTCCAGAACGGCGTCGACAACGAACGGTGGCTCGCCGAGGCGATCGGCGAGGACCACGTCGTCGGCGGGGTAGCCTACATCTTCTCGACCATCGGCGCGCCCGGCGTCGTCGAGCACACCGGCGGTCCGGCCCGATTTCTCTACGGCGAACTCGACGGCGAGCGAACGGCCCGAATCGAGCGACTCGACGACGCGCTCTCGGAGAGCGAGGGCGTCGACGCGGTGCTCGCCGAGGACGTCACCATCGAACTCTGGCGGAAGTTCGCGTTCATCTGCGCCCAGGCGGGGATGACCGCGACGACTCGACTCCCGGTCGGCGAGCTCCGCGAGACCGACGCCTCCTGGGAGATGTACCGCCGGATCATCGAGGAGGTCTGTGCCGTCGGCAGCGCGGAGGGCGTCGCCCTCCCCGACGACACCGTCGACGAGTGGCTCGAGTTCGCCCGCGAGCTCGACCCCGACATGTACTCGTCGCTGCACTACGACCTGACACACGACAAGCGACTGGAACTCGAGGCGCTCCACGGCTCCGTCGTTCGACACGCGGACGAGGTCGGCGTCGAGACGCCGATGAACGAGGCGGTCCACGCGATCCTGCGTCCCTGGGCCGAGCGAAACGAGCGGTAA